GCTTCACCGGCTGCAGCCGCGGATGCGCCCGCGGCCAGAACAGTGACATCGCCCAGGGCTTTTGAGGCGGTGACAGCCTTGGCTGTCGCGTCCATCGCAAGCTCGCCTGCGGTGACTTCAGCTAAAAGAAGGACAGCCATTACACAGCTCCTGCATCTTTGAGTTTCTCAACCAGCTCGTCGACCGAACCAACGATGACACCCGCCGACCGGGTGGCCGGCTCTTGGGTTTTCACAACCTGCAAACGCGGCGTGACATCAACGCCGTAATCCGCGGCGGTCTTTTCATCCAGCGGCTTGCGCTTGGCTTTCATGATGTTGGGCAGGCTTGCATAACGCGGCTCGTTCAACCGCAGATCCACGGTGACAATGGCCGGCATCTTCACAGAGATGGTCTGCAAACCGCCGTCCACTTCGCGGGTGACTTTGGCGCTGTCGCCTTCGATGTCCAGCTCGGAGGCAAAGGTCGCCTGAGACCAGCCCAGCAAGGCCGATAGCATCTGACCGGTGGCGTTCATGTCGTTGTCAATCGCCTGCTTGCCCGCAAGCACCACGCCAGGCTGCTCTTCTTCAACAACTTTCGCCAAAATCTTGGCAACCGCCAAGGGCTCGATGTCCTGATGCACATCGTCAGCGGCCACAACCAAAATCGCCCGATCCGCGCCCATCGCAAGGGCGGTGCGCAGGGTTTCCTGGGCTTGCTTCACACCGATGGAAACCGCAATCACCTCGTCGGCCTTGCCAGCTTCTTTCA
This genomic interval from Cognatishimia sp. WU-CL00825 contains the following:
- a CDS encoding electron transfer flavoprotein subunit beta/FixA family protein yields the protein MKVLVPVKRVIDYNVKVRVKADGSGVDLANVKMSMNPFDEIAVEEAIRLKEAGKADEVIAVSIGVKQAQETLRTALAMGADRAILVVAADDVHQDIEPLAVAKILAKVVEEEQPGVVLAGKQAIDNDMNATGQMLSALLGWSQATFASELDIEGDSAKVTREVDGGLQTISVKMPAIVTVDLRLNEPRYASLPNIMKAKRKPLDEKTAADYGVDVTPRLQVVKTQEPATRSAGVIVGSVDELVEKLKDAGAV